One Sphaerisporangium krabiense DNA segment encodes these proteins:
- a CDS encoding NAD-glutamate dehydrogenase: MPIDEEKDRLLRSAAEMCAGSPGADGLDGEDILAFLRLYYRHVAPEELTGRDAAGLYRPAMAHRGFARHRPQGRALVRAYNPTADEHGYDPGRSVVEIVTDDMSFLVDSATMELDRHGIGVHLIVHPQMRVRRDLTGRMLERDEDAAGGQVLEESWIHVEIDRQSDPAVLEEVEKDLQRVLGDVRYAVEDFPKIQALAERIAMELEAQPPALPPGAASGGVEESVELLRWLADGHFTFLGYREYRLESAPDGDRLRALPGTGLGILRADKAGSASFAAMPPEIRARAREKQLFIVTKANSRATVHRPAYLDYVGVKLFSPEGEVIGERRFLGLFTHVAYSASISHIPVLRRKLEEVLELAGFDPDGYDGKDLIEVLETYPRSELFQIPVAELLEVGLGVLRLRERKQVKLFLRRDDYGRYISCLIYLPRDRYTTDVRVRMQDILMRALGGRTLDYSTMIDESPLARLHVVIRGERGKRLAGPEVDLAALEAAVAATTRSWEDDLVTAIGELASPAAAESGGPALAAADVTTLTRRYLRAFPEGYKADFGPVTAVADLRRLEELAVSDGIAMDLYQPGDRGQCDLRFKVYRIGAAVSLSQVLPLLSRMGVEVVDERPYQIARAGDETGWIYDFGLRCPLTEDLGLEDFKRLFQDAFAALWRGEIESDGFNALVLAAGLSWEQAQILRMYAKYLRQAGTTFSQRYIEKVLLGNVRLARLLVRLFEARLDPRRGDDAREDLSEALREEILAALEEVVSLDEDRILRAYLEMMLATLRTNAFQRVAGKRKPYISVKFDSSAISVLPLPRPKFEIFVYSPRVEGVHLRFGKVARGGLRWSDRMEDFRTEVLGLVKAQMVKNTVIVPTGSKGGFVVKRPPAGGGRDELMAEGVACYRQFISGLLDITDNLVDNVVVPPQDVVRHDGDDTYLVVAADKGTATFSDIANSVAKDYGFWLGDAFASGGSVGYDHKAMGITARGAWESVAYHFRSMGVDVQTTDFTVVGVGDMSGDVFGNGMLLSRHIRLVAAFDHRHVFVDPSPDAARGFEERARLFALPRSSWADYNPELISSGGGVWPRAAKSVPVSPQMRAALGIPDGVSALTPNDLINAILKAPVDLLWNGGIGTYVKASSESHADVGDKANDSLRVNAGELRCKVVGEGGNLGLTQLARIEFALNGGYVNTDFIDNSAGVDTSDHEVNIKVLLDRVVREGRLGDRERDQLFLDMTDEVAGLVLRDNKAQNVVLAAARAQAPEMLHIHARYLRKLEREGVINRELESLPSDKTLAERRQAGLGLTAPEFSVLLAYTKLTVDHQLLASDLPDDPFLESWLVSYFPSALRERFRAAMDGHPLRREIIATCVVNDLVNASGTTFTFRFGEEIGASVPDIARAYLVSREVFELPTFWRAVEALDNKVDTATQLAMLLEGRKLAERGARWLLGNRRPPIDLTSTARFFAEGADGLLPHLPKLLAGPDLAAFEERRDGFVARGVPADLAERAAVMVPAYSTFDLVEIASRTSRPVGEVAEVYFDLADRLQLARLRERVIALPRDNRWNSMARAALRDDLYAAHATLTRDVLTHSLPGLSPEERLAGWSKANSAAVARARQTLSEIWESEHFDLATLSVALRAIRTLVATSNLPYPQG, encoded by the coding sequence ATGCCCATCGACGAGGAGAAAGACCGGCTTCTCCGATCCGCGGCTGAAATGTGTGCCGGTTCCCCCGGCGCCGACGGCCTGGACGGAGAGGACATCCTCGCCTTCCTGCGGCTCTACTACCGGCATGTCGCGCCCGAGGAGCTGACCGGACGCGACGCCGCCGGACTGTACCGGCCGGCGATGGCGCACCGCGGCTTCGCGCGCCACCGTCCGCAGGGACGGGCGCTGGTGCGCGCGTACAACCCCACGGCCGACGAGCACGGGTACGACCCCGGCCGCTCGGTCGTCGAGATCGTCACCGACGACATGTCGTTCCTCGTCGACTCGGCGACGATGGAGCTGGACCGCCACGGCATCGGCGTCCACCTGATCGTCCACCCGCAGATGCGGGTCCGCCGCGACCTCACCGGCCGCATGCTCGAACGCGACGAGGACGCCGCGGGCGGGCAGGTGCTGGAGGAGTCCTGGATCCACGTCGAGATCGACCGGCAGAGCGACCCGGCCGTGCTGGAGGAGGTCGAGAAGGACCTGCAGAGGGTGCTCGGCGACGTCCGCTACGCCGTCGAGGACTTCCCCAAGATCCAGGCCCTGGCCGAGCGCATCGCCATGGAGCTGGAGGCCCAGCCGCCCGCCCTGCCGCCGGGCGCGGCCTCGGGCGGGGTGGAGGAGAGCGTCGAGCTGCTGCGCTGGCTGGCGGACGGCCACTTCACCTTCCTCGGGTACCGCGAGTACCGCCTGGAGAGCGCCCCGGACGGCGACCGCCTGCGCGCGCTGCCGGGCACCGGCCTCGGCATCCTGCGCGCCGACAAGGCGGGCTCGGCGAGCTTCGCGGCGATGCCGCCGGAGATCCGCGCGCGGGCCCGGGAGAAACAGCTGTTCATCGTCACCAAGGCCAACAGCCGCGCCACCGTGCACCGTCCGGCCTACTTGGACTACGTCGGTGTGAAGCTGTTCTCGCCCGAGGGCGAGGTCATCGGCGAGCGCCGTTTCCTCGGCCTGTTCACCCACGTCGCCTACAGCGCGTCGATCTCCCACATCCCGGTGCTGCGCCGCAAGCTGGAGGAGGTCCTGGAGCTGGCCGGGTTCGACCCGGACGGCTACGACGGCAAGGACCTCATCGAGGTGCTGGAGACCTACCCGCGCTCGGAGCTCTTCCAGATCCCGGTCGCCGAGCTGCTGGAGGTCGGGCTGGGCGTGCTGCGCCTGCGCGAGCGCAAGCAGGTGAAGCTGTTCCTCCGCAGAGACGACTACGGCCGGTACATCTCCTGCCTGATCTACCTGCCCCGCGACCGGTACACCACCGACGTGCGCGTCCGCATGCAGGACATCCTGATGCGCGCCCTCGGCGGCAGGACCCTCGACTACAGCACCATGATCGACGAGTCGCCGCTGGCCCGCCTGCACGTGGTGATCCGGGGCGAGCGCGGCAAGCGCCTGGCCGGCCCGGAGGTGGACCTGGCCGCGCTGGAGGCCGCCGTCGCCGCCACGACCCGGTCCTGGGAGGACGACCTGGTCACGGCCATCGGCGAGCTCGCCTCCCCGGCGGCCGCGGAGTCCGGCGGGCCCGCGCTCGCCGCGGCGGACGTCACCACGCTGACCCGCCGCTACCTCAGGGCCTTCCCCGAGGGGTACAAGGCCGACTTCGGGCCGGTCACCGCCGTCGCCGACCTGCGCCGCCTGGAGGAGCTGGCGGTCTCGGACGGCATCGCGATGGACCTGTACCAGCCGGGGGACCGCGGCCAGTGCGACCTGCGGTTCAAGGTGTACCGCATCGGCGCGGCGGTGTCGCTGTCGCAGGTGCTGCCCCTGCTGTCCCGCATGGGCGTCGAGGTGGTGGACGAGCGGCCGTACCAGATCGCGCGGGCCGGTGACGAGACCGGCTGGATCTACGACTTCGGCCTGCGCTGCCCTCTCACCGAGGACCTCGGCCTCGAGGACTTCAAGCGGCTGTTCCAGGACGCCTTCGCGGCGCTGTGGCGCGGCGAGATCGAGAGCGACGGCTTCAACGCGCTCGTGCTCGCGGCCGGGCTGAGCTGGGAGCAGGCGCAGATCCTGCGGATGTACGCCAAGTACCTGCGTCAGGCGGGCACGACCTTCAGCCAGCGGTACATCGAGAAGGTGCTCCTCGGCAACGTGCGGCTGGCGCGGCTGCTCGTCCGCCTGTTCGAGGCCAGGCTGGACCCGCGCCGCGGCGACGACGCCCGCGAGGACCTGAGCGAGGCGCTGCGCGAGGAGATCCTGGCCGCGCTGGAGGAGGTCGTCTCGCTCGACGAGGACCGCATCCTGCGCGCGTACCTGGAGATGATGCTCGCCACGCTGCGGACCAACGCGTTCCAGCGCGTGGCCGGCAAGCGCAAGCCGTATATATCCGTCAAGTTCGACTCGTCGGCCATCAGCGTGCTCCCGCTGCCCCGGCCGAAGTTCGAGATCTTCGTGTACTCGCCGCGCGTCGAGGGCGTGCACCTGCGGTTCGGCAAGGTGGCCCGCGGCGGCCTGCGCTGGTCGGACCGCATGGAGGACTTCCGCACCGAGGTGCTCGGCCTGGTCAAGGCCCAGATGGTGAAGAACACCGTCATCGTGCCCACCGGCTCCAAGGGCGGGTTCGTCGTCAAGAGGCCGCCCGCCGGCGGGGGCCGCGACGAGCTGATGGCCGAGGGCGTGGCCTGCTACCGGCAGTTCATCTCCGGCCTGCTGGACATCACCGACAACCTCGTGGACAACGTCGTCGTGCCCCCGCAGGACGTCGTCCGCCACGACGGCGACGACACCTACCTGGTGGTGGCCGCCGACAAGGGCACCGCGACGTTCTCCGACATCGCCAACAGCGTCGCCAAGGACTACGGCTTCTGGCTCGGCGACGCCTTCGCCTCCGGCGGCTCGGTCGGCTACGACCACAAGGCCATGGGCATCACCGCGCGCGGCGCCTGGGAGTCGGTCGCCTACCACTTCCGGTCCATGGGCGTGGACGTCCAGACCACCGACTTCACCGTCGTCGGCGTGGGCGACATGTCCGGGGACGTCTTCGGCAACGGCATGCTGCTGTCCCGCCACATCAGGCTGGTCGCCGCCTTCGACCACCGGCACGTCTTCGTCGACCCGTCCCCCGACGCCGCACGCGGCTTCGAGGAGCGCGCCCGCCTGTTCGCGCTGCCGCGCAGCTCCTGGGCCGACTACAACCCCGAGCTGATCTCCTCGGGCGGCGGGGTGTGGCCGCGCGCCGCCAAGTCCGTCCCCGTCTCCCCCCAGATGCGCGCCGCGCTCGGCATCCCCGACGGCGTGTCGGCGCTCACCCCCAACGACCTCATCAACGCGATCCTGAAGGCCCCCGTCGACCTGCTGTGGAACGGCGGCATCGGCACCTACGTCAAGGCGTCCTCCGAGAGCCACGCCGACGTCGGCGACAAGGCCAACGACTCCCTGCGGGTCAACGCCGGCGAGCTGCGGTGCAAGGTCGTGGGCGAGGGCGGCAACCTCGGGCTCACCCAGCTCGCCCGCATCGAGTTCGCCCTGAACGGCGGATACGTCAACACCGACTTCATCGACAACTCCGCGGGCGTCGACACCTCCGACCACGAGGTCAACATCAAGGTCCTCCTGGACCGCGTCGTGCGGGAGGGCCGGCTCGGCGACCGCGAGCGCGACCAGCTCTTCCTGGACATGACCGACGAGGTCGCCGGGCTCGTGCTGCGCGACAACAAGGCGCAGAACGTCGTGCTCGCCGCCGCCCGGGCGCAGGCCCCCGAGATGCTGCACATCCACGCCCGCTACCTGCGCAAGCTGGAGCGGGAAGGCGTGATCAACCGCGAGCTGGAGTCGCTGCCGTCGGACAAGACGCTCGCCGAGCGGCGCCAGGCCGGGCTCGGGCTCACCGCCCCCGAGTTCTCGGTGCTGCTCGCCTACACCAAGCTCACCGTGGACCACCAGCTCCTGGCCTCCGACCTCCCCGACGATCCGTTCCTGGAATCGTGGCTGGTGTCCTACTTCCCCTCGGCGCTGCGCGAGCGGTTCCGCGCCGCCATGGACGGCCACCCGCTGCGCCGCGAGATCATCGCGACCTGCGTGGTCAACGACCTGGTCAACGCCAGCGGCACCACGTTCACCTTCCGCTTCGGCGAGGAGATCGGCGCCTCGGTCCCCGACATCGCCAGGGCCTACCTGGTGTCCCGGGAGGTCTTCGAGCTGCCGACCTTCTGGCGGGCCGTGGAGGCCCTGGACAACAAGGTCGACACCGCGACGCAGCTCGCCATGCTCCTGGAGGGCCGCAAGCTCGCCGAGCGGGGCGCGCGGTGGCTGCTCGGCAACCGCAGGCCGCCGATCGACCTCACGTCCACGGCGCGGTTCTTCGCCGAAGGGGCGGACGGCCTGCTGCCGCACCTGCCCAAGCTGCTCGCCGGTCCTGACCTCGCGGCCTTCGAGGAGCGCCGTGACGGGTTCGTCGCGCGGGGCGTGCCCGCCGACCTGGCCGAGCGGGCGGCGGTGATGGTGCCGGCGTACTCGACCTTCGACCTGGTCGAGATCGCCTCCCGGACGTCGCGGCCCGTCGGCGAGGTGGCCGAGGTCTACTTCGACCTGGCCGACCGGCTCCAGCTCGCCCGGCTCAGGGAGCGCGTCATCGCCCTGCCGCGCGACAACCGCTGGAACTCCATGGCCCGCGCCGCGCTGCGCGACGACCTGTACGCGGCGCACGCGACGCTGACCAGGGACGTGCTCACCCACAGCCTTCCGGGGCTGTCCCCGGAGGAGCGCCTGGCCGGATGGTCGAAGGCGAACTCGGCGGCGGTCGCGCGGGCGCGGCAGACGCTGTCGGAGATCTGGGAGAGCGAGCACTTCGACCTGGCGACGCTGTCGGTGGCGCTGCGCGCGATCCGCACGCTGGTCGCCACCAGCAACCTGCCCTACCCGCAGGGCTGA
- a CDS encoding FAD-binding oxidoreductase, whose amino-acid sequence MREIFDRRNFLRAAAVTAAGAAAACGRTPPGHTTAAPSSAASSPSSPEAAASAPGTAPSATAASAPAAGAAAPAATGARTAPTAADWKALGRGLTGRLIRPGDASYDAARRLFNTSFDGVRPGAVAYCADPGDVAECLAFARRTGVPVTSRSGGHSYAGWSTGTGLVIDVSRMSAVKAAGGRAVVGAGAQLVDVYARLAARGVSIPAGSCPTVGVAGLTLGGGLGVVSRKYGLTCDVLESVKIVTADGRLRTCDANHEPDLYWASRGGGGGNFGVAVSFTFRTHPTRDVTVFYLHWPWSRAAKVTAAWQAWAPHAPDALWSTLHLSHDPAPDVLVAGLHLGPRAECERLLAAFAATAGAPSRRSVRQMPYMAAMLDLGGAGSRTVSQCHRRGNLPGQTPDGTFPRDSFRAKSHVAYRPLTSTGIAALVAQVGRGGRHTVLLDALGGAIGRQAPDATAFPHRAALFSVQYYAHTAGAATWVRGAHAAMAPHFGDHAYVNYIDPELKNWRQAYYGTNAARLAKVKAAYDPGRLFRFPQAV is encoded by the coding sequence ATGCGCGAGATCTTCGACCGGCGGAACTTCCTGCGTGCCGCCGCCGTCACGGCGGCCGGAGCGGCGGCGGCGTGCGGCCGGACGCCGCCGGGCCACACCACCGCGGCGCCCTCCTCCGCTGCCTCCAGTCCCTCCAGTCCGGAAGCCGCCGCCTCCGCCCCGGGAACCGCCCCGTCCGCGACCGCCGCCTCCGCGCCGGCGGCGGGCGCGGCGGCACCCGCGGCCACGGGAGCCAGGACGGCGCCCACCGCCGCCGACTGGAAGGCCCTGGGCAGGGGCCTGACCGGGCGGCTCATCCGGCCCGGCGACGCCTCCTACGACGCCGCGCGCCGCCTGTTCAACACCTCCTTCGACGGGGTGCGGCCCGGCGCCGTCGCCTACTGCGCCGACCCCGGCGACGTCGCCGAGTGCCTCGCCTTCGCCCGGCGCACCGGCGTCCCCGTGACCTCGCGCTCCGGCGGCCACAGCTACGCGGGCTGGTCCACCGGCACCGGCCTGGTCATCGACGTCTCCCGCATGAGCGCCGTCAAGGCCGCCGGCGGGCGCGCCGTGGTCGGCGCGGGCGCCCAGCTCGTGGACGTCTACGCCCGCCTGGCCGCGCGCGGGGTGAGCATCCCCGCCGGGTCGTGCCCCACGGTCGGGGTGGCGGGCCTCACGCTCGGCGGCGGCCTCGGCGTCGTCTCCCGCAAGTACGGGCTCACCTGCGACGTGCTGGAGTCCGTGAAGATCGTCACCGCCGACGGGCGGCTGCGCACGTGCGACGCGAACCACGAGCCCGATCTGTACTGGGCCTCGCGCGGCGGCGGAGGCGGCAACTTCGGCGTCGCGGTGTCGTTCACCTTCCGCACCCACCCGACGCGCGACGTCACCGTCTTCTACCTGCACTGGCCCTGGTCCCGTGCCGCGAAGGTGACGGCCGCCTGGCAGGCGTGGGCGCCGCACGCGCCGGACGCGCTGTGGTCGACGCTCCACCTGAGCCACGACCCCGCCCCGGACGTGCTGGTCGCCGGACTCCACCTAGGGCCGCGCGCCGAGTGCGAGCGGCTGCTCGCCGCGTTCGCCGCCACCGCCGGGGCCCCGTCCCGCCGGTCGGTCCGCCAGATGCCGTACATGGCGGCGATGCTGGACCTCGGCGGCGCCGGGTCCCGCACGGTGTCCCAGTGCCACCGCCGCGGGAACCTGCCCGGGCAGACCCCCGACGGCACGTTCCCGCGCGACTCCTTCCGCGCCAAGTCGCACGTCGCCTACCGGCCGCTGACGTCCACGGGCATCGCCGCGCTCGTCGCCCAGGTCGGGCGCGGCGGGCGCCACACCGTGCTGCTGGACGCGCTGGGCGGCGCCATAGGACGGCAGGCCCCGGACGCGACCGCGTTCCCGCACCGCGCGGCGCTGTTCAGCGTGCAGTACTACGCGCACACGGCCGGGGCGGCGACGTGGGTGCGCGGGGCGCACGCCGCGATGGCGCCGCACTTCGGCGACCACGCCTACGTCAACTACATCGACCCGGAGCTGAAGAACTGGCGCCAGGCGTACTACGGGACGAACGCCGCGCGCCTCGCCAAGGTGAAGGCCGCCTACGACCCCGGCCGCCTGTTCCGCTTCCCCCAGGCCGTCTGA
- a CDS encoding acetoacetate--CoA ligase, with protein sequence MVEEGALLWEPSAEVVRDARITRFAAWLGRSGQDYEELWRWSVGSPEEFWASVWDYFEVAGERGDGPVLSGAMPGAEWFAGATLNYAANALRGDPGRPAVIARDETGVRRTLTYGELAEQVARVRTGLVRLGVGRGDRVAAYLPNGPEALIAFLATASLGAVWSSCSPDFGASSVTDRFAQISPKVLIAVDGYTYNGRRFDRSEVVAGIAAKLPGLAATVVVRTAPEEGVPGGIRATAGEGVPGGVPATAGGGVPGGVRVESLEGVSGGVRVESWEELRAEGGELVFEAVPFGHPLWVVYSSGTTGLPKPIVHGHGGIVLEHLKALSFHQDLGEGDVFFWYTTTGWMMWNYLVGGLLVGAAIVLYDGSATHPGADALWRLVAEEGVTYFGTGAPYIVASMRAELKPAGLERLRGVGSTGSPLPPEGFAWLYGVLPDVQLGSFSGGTDVCTGFVGAVPVLPVRAGVIPCRCLGASVESYDAEGRPVVGEVGELVLTSPMPSMPVMFWNDPDGERYRESYYADYPGVWRHGDWIKILPDGGCVIYGRSDSTLNRGGVRMGTSEFYRVVERFPQIEDSLVIDTGQLGQEGRLLLYVTMAAGASLTGELVAELKAALRTELSPRHVPNEVREVPGIPRTLSGKKLEVPVRKILLGTPVEKAANTGAMANPEVLKHFLP encoded by the coding sequence ATGGTTGAGGAAGGTGCGCTGCTGTGGGAGCCGTCGGCGGAGGTGGTCAGGGACGCGCGGATCACGCGGTTCGCCGCGTGGCTCGGGCGCTCCGGGCAGGACTACGAGGAGCTCTGGCGGTGGTCCGTCGGGTCTCCCGAGGAGTTCTGGGCGTCGGTCTGGGACTACTTCGAGGTCGCGGGCGAGCGTGGTGACGGGCCCGTCCTCAGTGGGGCGATGCCGGGCGCGGAGTGGTTCGCCGGGGCCACCCTCAATTACGCGGCCAACGCGCTGCGCGGCGACCCCGGCCGCCCGGCGGTGATCGCCCGCGACGAGACGGGGGTCCGGCGGACGCTGACCTACGGTGAGCTGGCCGAGCAGGTCGCGCGGGTGAGGACGGGGCTGGTACGGCTCGGCGTCGGGCGCGGCGACCGTGTGGCGGCCTATCTTCCGAACGGCCCCGAGGCGCTGATCGCGTTCCTCGCGACGGCCAGCCTGGGCGCCGTCTGGTCGTCCTGTTCGCCGGACTTCGGCGCCTCCAGCGTGACCGACAGGTTCGCGCAGATCAGCCCTAAGGTCCTGATCGCGGTGGACGGGTACACGTACAACGGCCGCCGGTTCGACCGCTCGGAGGTCGTCGCCGGTATCGCCGCCAAGCTCCCCGGCCTGGCCGCGACCGTGGTCGTGCGGACCGCCCCCGAGGAGGGTGTTCCCGGCGGGATTCGGGCCACGGCCGGGGAGGGTGTTCCCGGCGGCGTTCCGGCCACGGCCGGGGGCGGTGTTCCCGGCGGGGTGCGGGTCGAGTCGTTGGAGGGCGTTTCCGGCGGGGTGCGGGTCGAGTCGTGGGAGGAGCTGCGGGCCGAGGGCGGCGAGCTGGTCTTTGAGGCGGTGCCGTTCGGGCATCCGTTGTGGGTGGTGTACTCCTCGGGCACCACGGGGCTGCCGAAGCCGATCGTCCACGGGCACGGCGGGATCGTGCTGGAGCATCTGAAGGCTCTCAGCTTCCACCAGGATCTCGGTGAGGGGGACGTGTTCTTCTGGTACACGACCACCGGCTGGATGATGTGGAACTACCTGGTGGGCGGCCTGCTGGTGGGCGCGGCGATCGTGCTCTACGACGGCAGCGCGACGCATCCGGGGGCGGACGCGCTGTGGCGGCTGGTGGCCGAGGAGGGCGTCACCTACTTCGGCACCGGCGCGCCGTACATCGTCGCGTCGATGCGCGCGGAGCTGAAGCCGGCGGGGCTGGAGCGGCTGCGCGGCGTCGGGTCGACCGGCTCGCCGCTGCCGCCCGAGGGGTTCGCCTGGCTGTACGGCGTGCTGCCGGACGTCCAGCTCGGGTCGTTCTCCGGCGGCACGGACGTCTGCACGGGTTTCGTGGGCGCGGTGCCGGTGCTGCCGGTGCGCGCGGGCGTGATCCCGTGCCGCTGCCTGGGCGCGTCGGTGGAGTCCTACGACGCCGAGGGCCGCCCGGTCGTCGGCGAGGTGGGCGAACTGGTGCTGACCAGCCCCATGCCGTCCATGCCGGTCATGTTCTGGAACGACCCGGACGGCGAGCGGTACCGCGAGAGCTACTACGCCGACTACCCGGGTGTGTGGCGGCACGGCGACTGGATCAAGATCCTGCCGGACGGCGGCTGCGTGATCTACGGCCGGTCGGACTCCACGCTGAACCGCGGCGGCGTCCGCATGGGGACGAGCGAGTTCTACCGGGTCGTCGAGCGGTTCCCGCAGATCGAGGACAGCCTCGTGATCGACACCGGGCAGCTCGGCCAGGAGGGCCGCCTGCTGCTGTACGTGACGATGGCGGCCGGCGCGTCGCTGACCGGCGAGCTGGTGGCCGAGCTGAAGGCCGCGCTGCGGACGGAGCTGTCCCCGCGCCACGTGCCGAACGAGGTCCGCGAGGTGCCGGGCATCCCGCGCACGCTGAGCGGCAAGAAGCTGGAGGTGCCCGTGCGCAAGATCTTGCTCGGCACCCCGGTGGAGAAGGCGGCCAACACCGGCGCGATGGCCAACCCCGAGGTGCTGAAACACTTCCTGCCCTGA
- a CDS encoding HAD family hydrolase, with the protein MLWNVDLTLVDVTIVTREAYADAFRQVTGRPLVKLAPAMGRPDSEIIFETLAINGIVPNDDHLPRFIDALAGAFAGRRRRLDKDGRAMPGAKDALKAVSRLDGVVQSVLTGTIKSNAVHKLRAFGLDAFVDFEVGGYGEEVYPKATLLQVAQSRVKQMYGFACDGSNTVLIGDSTRDVQAARIAGATMIAVASGRSTTTELRDAGANLVLDDLTNPSEVAAAISHLTTPLTPRPA; encoded by the coding sequence GTGCTCTGGAACGTCGACCTCACCCTGGTCGACGTCACGATCGTCACCCGTGAGGCCTACGCCGACGCGTTCCGGCAGGTCACCGGACGCCCGCTCGTGAAGCTCGCGCCCGCGATGGGCCGCCCCGACTCGGAGATCATCTTCGAGACGCTCGCCATCAACGGCATCGTCCCGAACGACGATCACCTGCCCCGGTTCATCGACGCGCTCGCCGGGGCCTTCGCCGGCCGCCGCAGGCGCCTGGACAAGGACGGCCGCGCCATGCCCGGCGCCAAGGACGCCCTCAAGGCGGTCTCCCGCCTGGACGGCGTCGTCCAGTCCGTCCTCACCGGCACCATCAAGAGCAACGCCGTCCACAAGCTCCGCGCGTTCGGGCTGGACGCCTTCGTGGACTTCGAGGTCGGCGGCTACGGCGAGGAGGTCTACCCCAAGGCCACTTTGCTCCAGGTCGCCCAGAGCCGCGTCAAGCAGATGTACGGCTTCGCCTGCGACGGTTCCAACACCGTCCTCATCGGCGACTCCACCCGCGACGTCCAGGCCGCCCGCATCGCCGGCGCCACCATGATCGCCGTGGCCTCCGGCCGCTCCACCACCACCGAACTCCGCGACGCCGGCGCCAACCTGGTCCTGGACGACCTGACAAACCCCTCAGAGGTAGCCGCCGCCATCTCCCACCTCACCACCCCTCTGACCCCCCGCCCGGCCTGA
- a CDS encoding HAD family hydrolase encodes MKHIIWDWNGTLFHDIDAVVEATNEVFKPYGLAAFDADGFRAAYTRPIWVAYERILGRPLDDDEWVRLDAVFHDHYHRLMLSCALAEDALTALRSWTDAGRTQSLLSMWTHDRLVAKAAELGIAGYFDRIDGLNDGAPGGAKAEHMVAHIAALRVDPSQVLVIGDSIDDAHAAEHVGATAVLYTGGMTSRADLNASGFPVVESLTAALEFAS; translated from the coding sequence ATGAAGCACATCATCTGGGACTGGAACGGCACGCTCTTCCACGACATCGACGCCGTCGTCGAGGCCACCAACGAGGTCTTCAAGCCCTATGGGCTCGCGGCGTTCGACGCCGACGGCTTCCGCGCCGCGTACACCCGTCCGATCTGGGTCGCCTACGAGCGCATCCTCGGCCGCCCGCTGGACGACGACGAGTGGGTGAGGCTGGACGCGGTCTTCCACGACCACTACCACCGCCTCATGCTGTCCTGTGCCCTCGCCGAAGACGCGCTCACCGCGCTGCGATCCTGGACCGACGCGGGGCGCACGCAGTCCCTGCTGTCCATGTGGACGCACGACCGCCTGGTCGCCAAGGCGGCGGAACTCGGCATCGCCGGTTACTTCGATCGGATCGACGGCCTTAACGACGGCGCCCCCGGCGGCGCCAAGGCCGAGCACATGGTGGCCCACATCGCCGCCCTGCGCGTCGACCCCTCCCAGGTCCTCGTCATCGGCGACAGCATCGACGACGCCCACGCCGCCGAGCACGTCGGCGCCACGGCCGTCCTCTACACGGGCGGCATGACCAGCCGCGCCGACCTGAACGCCTCCGGCTTCCCCGTCGTCGAATCCCTCACCGCCGCCCTGGAGTTCGCGAGCTGA
- a CDS encoding DUF6912 family protein yields the protein MRVYLPCTLPGLARAAATGEVGPAPLTGYAVTPALIEWYVSGDTEELEYVALTDAARASLRMLAADRADGVEVPARRVVVAAEVPDAAVTAGVDLEDRSRVRVPVTVPLSAVAAVHVDDTEAVPDIESAVAAVFAADGGDDDARFEVDGAEAHELMWYATQEIPDLLD from the coding sequence ATGCGCGTCTACCTGCCGTGCACACTGCCCGGGCTCGCCCGGGCGGCGGCGACCGGAGAGGTCGGCCCGGCCCCGCTGACCGGCTACGCGGTCACCCCCGCGCTGATCGAGTGGTACGTCTCCGGGGACACCGAGGAACTCGAGTACGTGGCCCTCACCGACGCCGCCCGGGCGTCCCTGCGCATGCTGGCCGCCGACCGCGCCGACGGCGTCGAGGTCCCCGCCCGCAGGGTCGTCGTCGCCGCCGAGGTCCCCGACGCCGCCGTCACCGCCGGCGTCGACCTGGAGGACCGCTCCCGCGTCCGTGTTCCCGTGACCGTCCCGCTGTCCGCCGTCGCGGCGGTCCACGTCGACGACACCGAGGCCGTCCCGGACATCGAGTCCGCCGTGGCCGCCGTCTTCGCCGCCGACGGAGGCGACGACGACGCGCGGTTCGAGGTCGACGGCGCCGAGGCCCACGAGCTGATGTGGTACGCCACCCAGGAGATCCCCGACCTGCTCGACTGA